A stretch of Geotrypetes seraphini chromosome 2, aGeoSer1.1, whole genome shotgun sequence DNA encodes these proteins:
- the LOC117354783 gene encoding coiled-coil domain-containing protein 124-like, translating into MPKKFQGENTKSAAARARKAEAKAVADAKRQQELEDAYWKDDDKHVARKEQRKGEKEKKRLDHLERKKEAQRLLEEEDLKIKGKINKAGAPGKVTRAQIEETLQKEESEEAVPKPKSHLETPLEENVNRKVLEEGMVEARTIEDAIAVLSMGDELDCHPERRMKAAFTAYEELTLPRLKQKNPNMRLSQLKQLLKKEWMKSPDNPMNQRHVAFNAVK; encoded by the coding sequence ATGCCCAAGAAGTTCCAGGGAGAGAATACAAAGTCTGCTGCTGCCCGGGCACGGAAGGCAGAGGCCAAAGCTGTGGCTGATGCCAAGCGGCAGCAGGAGCTGGAAGATGCCTACTGGAAGGACGATGATAAGCATGTTGCAAGGAAAGAGCAGAGAaagggtgagaaagagaagaagCGCCTGGATCATCTGGAGCGGAAGAAGGAGGCCCAGAGGCTCTTGGAAGAGGAGGACTTGaaaataaagggaaaaataaataaagcaggaGCTCCAGGCAAGGTTACTCGGGCTCAGATTGAGGAAACGCTACAGAAAGAAGAAAGTGAAGAAGCAGTACCAAAGCCAAAGAGCCACCTGGAGACACCTCTGGAAGAGAATGTGAACCGTAAGGTCTTGGAAGAAGGGATGGTGGAAGCTCGGACCATTGAAGATGCTATAGCTGTCCTCAGCATGGGCGATGAGCTAGACTGCCACCCTGAGCGCCGGATGAAAGCTGCCTTCACTGCCTATGAGGAGCTGACCCTGCCACGCCTGAAGCAGAAGAACCCTAATATGCGACTGTCCCAACTCAAGCAGCTCCTGAAAAAGGAATGGATGAAATCTCCTGACAATCCCATGAATCAGAGACATGTGGCATTCAATGCTGTGAAGTAA